From Pseudomonadota bacterium:
GAAAGAGGGGCTCCGGGTTGGCATGACTCAGCCGGCGGTGGTGCTGGAAGGGCGCGATAAGGCCATCCTTGCCCACATTGTCGAGCGGGCGGAGGACAGTGTCTTCTACCAACCGCTGATCGATCCGTCTCCGACCCTCAGCGAGACGGCGCGCACCCAGGTTCAGGCACGAGGTCGCGAGCTGGTGGAAACCGGTATTGTGCCGGCCTACCAGCGACTGCTCACCTTCTTCAACGGCGCATATGCTGAGGGCGCCCGTGAGAGCATCGGTGCACATCAACTGCCCGGCGGCGAGCGGTTTTACGACGATCAGATTCGCTACTACACCACGCTGGACCTCAGCGCCCGGGAAATCCACGACGTGGGCCTGAGTGAGGTGGCCAGAATTCGGGCGGCGATGGAGCTGATCATCGAGGAGCTGGAATTTGAGGGTAGCTTTGCCGACTTCATCGAGTACCTGCGCTCGGACTCTGCATTTTATGCGGAGTCGCCCCGCGAGCTGCTGATGGTGGCCAGCTACTACGCCAAAAAGATGGACGGTGCGCTGCCTCGCTTTTTTGCCCGACTGCCTCGGCAGTCGTACGGCGTGGAGCCGGTGCCGGCAGACCTGGCGCCGTTTTACACCAGCGGCCGGTACGCCGGCGCGCCGGTCGAATCCACGCGACCCGGGCTCTACTGGGTCAATACCTACAATCTGGCGAGCCGCCCGCTTTACGCGATTCCGGCCCTGACGCTGCACGAGGCGGTGCCGGGTCATCATCTTCAGGGTGCCCTGGCCAAGGAGCTTGGAGAGCAGCCGCCGTTCCGGCGTCACGATTACATCTCCGCCTACGGTGAAGGTTGGGGACTGTATGCGGAGTATCTGGGTGTTGAGGCGGGCATCTACGAAACCCCTTACGACCATTTCGGTCGGCTGACCTACGAAATGTGGCGTGCCTGCCGGCTGGTGGTGGACACCGGGATGCACGCGTTTGGGTGGAGCCGCGAGCGGGCGCTGGACTATCTGGCGGACAACACGGCCCTGTCGATGCACGAGATCACGACAGAAATCGATCGCTACATCTCCTGGCCCGGCCAGGCGCTGTCTTACAAGCTGGGTGAGCTGAAGATCAAAGAGCTACGGCAGCGCGCTGAGGAGAACCTGGGTGAGCGGTTCGATCTGCGCGCCTTTCATGACGTGCTGCTGGCTCAGGGCTCCGTGCCGCTGGCAGTGCTCGAACAGGCCGTCGACCGATACCTCGAGGAACAGCAACTATGAACAAGCTTGTGCTGGGCGTTTTGATCGTGACCCTTGGCGGGTGCCAGGTCTATCAGACTCGCGGTCCTGCTAATCCTACGCGGGTCAAAGACTTTACGCCGGTGTGCTACGAGGGCAGGACCTTGCGACTCGAACGCGACGAACAGGTTCGCAAGCACCTGGCCAACGGGGCCACGCTGGGCCAGTGCCCGCGTCCCGAAGACGATTCGAGCGACGGCTAGTCGCAGCAGTCGTCCGCTGATGGACGTCGCCCGTGATTTGCCGCAGGAGCTTGGCGACCTGGCGGCGGCTGATTCCGCGTTTGCTGAGCGTCTAAATCCGCTTCTCGCCTACAGCAGTTACGCCCTGAGGGTTCTCGAAACGGAGGGCGCCTGGGTCCGGTCTCAGTGGTTAGGCGATGGGCTCGAGCAGCCGCTCGACATTCGGGCACTCCAGGTCCAGCTGAGCCTGCATGCGCCGGCAGCCGAGTTGGTAGAGCTTCCGGACACGGACTTTATGCATTCACTGCGCCGGCTCCGCCATCGCGCCCTGTTTTCGATTCTCTGGCGGGATTTCTCGGGGGAGGACCCGGTTGCGCACACCCTGGCGGGCCTGTCGGAAACGGCCCGCGTCCTGATTGGCCTGGCGGTTGATCGGGCCGCGGGTGAACTCGCGAAAAAGCACGGAACACCGCGAAACCAGGAAGGCGCAGCGCAGGACCTGGTGGTGCTTGCCCTGGGGAAGTTGGGTGGCGGCGAACTCAACTTTTCGTCGGACGTCGATCTCATGTTTGCGTTCGGCGAAGCTGGCGAAAGCGACGG
This genomic window contains:
- a CDS encoding DUF885 domain-containing protein, translated to MQRRQNLRAVTLFVICLCPLGIWAQEQARPAAERFRELYEAEWEFRLTESPLLASWVGDKRFNNRLARQTPVDIQRRHRYWQGVLKQLEEIDRAELDREGQVNYAIFERQIRSFVDGVDNLGYLMPFNSDSGFYSSLARLPKTTAFATPADYNNYLDRLALVPAVVDDNIALMKEGLRVGMTQPAVVLEGRDKAILAHIVERAEDSVFYQPLIDPSPTLSETARTQVQARGRELVETGIVPAYQRLLTFFNGAYAEGARESIGAHQLPGGERFYDDQIRYYTTLDLSAREIHDVGLSEVARIRAAMELIIEELEFEGSFADFIEYLRSDSAFYAESPRELLMVASYYAKKMDGALPRFFARLPRQSYGVEPVPADLAPFYTSGRYAGAPVESTRPGLYWVNTYNLASRPLYAIPALTLHEAVPGHHLQGALAKELGEQPPFRRHDYISAYGEGWGLYAEYLGVEAGIYETPYDHFGRLTYEMWRACRLVVDTGMHAFGWSRERALDYLADNTALSMHEITTEIDRYISWPGQALSYKLGELKIKELRQRAEENLGERFDLRAFHDVLLAQGSVPLAVLEQAVDRYLEEQQL